A genomic window from Gossypium hirsutum isolate 1008001.06 chromosome D10, Gossypium_hirsutum_v2.1, whole genome shotgun sequence includes:
- the LOC107930692 gene encoding uncharacterized protein, with product MNQIATVVNPKKKGSPTDEGGYVKGVITYMITDDLAVRPMSAISCITLLNKFNIKDVGVLEEKTIDIGIDEGVKLLKASLQSRTVLTDAFLEKKAGESDASNSSGVHSIVI from the exons ATGAACCAAATCGCAACAGTTGTTAATCCAAAAAAGAAGGGTTCGCCTACTGATGAGGGAGGTTATGTGAAAGGGGTTATTACATACATGATCACGGATGATCTTGCTGTAAGGCCTATGTCAGCCATTTCTTGTATCACTTTACTCAACAAGTTCAATATCAAGGATGTAGGGGTTCTTGAAGAGAAAACCATTGATATAGGTATAGATGAG GGTGTGAAGTTATTGAAGGCATCGTTGCAGTCCAGGACAGTGCTCACTGATGCGTTCCTCGAGAAGAAGGCAGGCGAAAGTGATGCTAGCAACTCTTCTGGAGTACATTCAATCGTGATATAG
- the LOC107930693 gene encoding uncharacterized protein, producing the protein MAANTVSLKLLVESTSQRVLFAEVGKDFVDFLFNILSLPVGTVIWLLKKQEMVGCLGNLYDSLETMNYTYIQPTANKDTLLKPITSINAANVPPLLPTTESSKSIKIYRCDNSYSSRSCGLYVSYDSKSICPSCNKNVKQIATVVNPEKKDSSTDEGGYVKGVIKYMIMDDLVVRPMSAISCITLLNRFSIKDVGVLEEKTIDVGVDKHAATKTVKGTTCRSCWFT; encoded by the exons ATGGCCGCCAACACTGTTAGTTTGAAGCTTTTGGTCGAGTCAACGAGCCAAAGAGTTCTGTTTGCTGAAGTCGGGAAAGATTTTGTCGATTTTCTTTTCAACATTCTGTCATTGCCTGTTGGCACTGTCATATGGCTTCTGAAGAAACAAGAAATGGTGGGTTGCCTTGGAAACCTATACGACAGCCTTGAGACTATGAACTATACCTACATTCAACCAACAGCAAACAAAGACACCCTTTTGAAGCCTATAACGTCCATCAATGCTGCAAATGTGCCTCCCTTGCTGCCAACAACCGAATCatcaaaatcaatcaaaatttacagGTGTGATAACAGTTACAGTAGTCGAAGCTGTGGTCTCTATGTCTCCTATGACTCTAAATCCATTTGTCCTTCTTgcaataaaaatgtgaaacaaatcGCAACCGTTGTTAATCCAGAAAAGAAGGATTCATCTACAGATGAGGGAGGTTATGTGAAAGGGGTTATTAAATACATGATCATGGATGATCTTGTTGTAAGGCCCATGTCAGCCATTTCTTGTATCACTTTACTCAACAGGTTCAGTATAAAAGATGTAGGGGTTCTTGAAGAGAAAACCATTGATGTAGGAGTCGATAAG catgcagcaaccaagactGTCAAAGGCACTACATGCAGAAGCTGCTGGTTCACCTAG